One genomic region from Spirosoma sp. KCTC 42546 encodes:
- a CDS encoding glycosyltransferase: MNWQLFTQPSPNEAYNFSFKKSDKRPIRILISVGLLFIVAFLWVYLKPENRGYSWLFAMLTVSVTFKLLRLLHEWYHYWNVVPATPPAVTRIWSVDIFTTFCPGEPYEMVLNSLRAIQAIPYPHTTYLCDEADDPYLRQVCEQMGIRHVTRTDKKDAKAGNINNALQLATGDICVILDPDHVAVPDFLDHVLPYFEDPTVGFVQCVQAYYNYRESLVAFGAAEQTYTFYGPMMTCMGTYGTAQAIGANCTFRRAALDSIGGHAAGLSEDMHTAMQLHAKGWRSAYVPLPLSYGLVPATLSAYYKQQLKWARGTFELLVTTYPSVFGQLSWRQRLHYLTMPLYYLLGIVQLIDILIPIISLVTMRLPLKLDLLVFGTAYAPLLITAFLIRQYAQRWLIEKHEAGFHTLGGVLSSGTWWVYFLGFIYTIFRVEVPYLPTPKRDKPQNNFILCLPNLLLLLITVVAIGYSTYHYGRFAVSNIYSELMITFAILNAYILSLNVLIGQEKVLGSIKNWIAKMSFQKPIVWPLRIAVWQIRYGLYSWIRLSAIPLFGGLLIITTGLVAYTSRKKTTTLPREVRYATTQPFYYGLEKASQPAMLAAKQEKPITLPNQIISPQHLTWTFSSKGGSAIMAPNWPVSQNQLPLIYLEPSFAETRTSSHRSEAELQLFLRNITKGEYNGGLRKLASELKRYQEPVLVSFAPEFDDTTNSWGTRQESTLVRYKQAWQYIVRFIKQEKVDNVIWVWCPIQPSTVVSHYPGTDSVDWLGLEIMNNPATDVDHQSHSFASLYQLIHNTIRLHLDYSIRQKPILVTHFGAITLDSNEQVWVRDAVDIISERYPEIRGVVLTPEQAKAIQE, encoded by the coding sequence ATGAACTGGCAACTTTTTACGCAACCTTCGCCCAACGAAGCCTATAACTTCTCGTTTAAAAAGAGCGATAAACGACCGATACGCATACTCATTTCGGTTGGCTTATTATTTATAGTAGCTTTTTTATGGGTCTACCTGAAACCGGAGAATCGGGGCTATTCCTGGCTGTTTGCCATGCTAACCGTATCGGTTACCTTCAAACTGCTACGCTTACTTCACGAATGGTATCACTACTGGAATGTGGTTCCCGCGACTCCTCCGGCAGTCACACGCATCTGGAGCGTTGATATATTCACAACCTTCTGCCCAGGTGAACCTTACGAAATGGTGTTGAATTCGTTACGGGCAATTCAGGCTATTCCTTATCCGCATACGACTTATCTATGCGACGAGGCCGATGACCCGTATCTGCGTCAGGTTTGTGAGCAAATGGGTATCCGACACGTAACGCGCACGGATAAAAAAGACGCTAAAGCAGGCAACATCAATAATGCGCTGCAACTGGCTACCGGCGACATATGTGTGATCCTGGACCCCGACCATGTGGCGGTACCTGATTTTCTGGATCATGTTCTCCCCTATTTTGAAGATCCTACTGTTGGGTTTGTGCAATGTGTACAGGCCTATTATAATTATCGGGAAAGCTTAGTTGCGTTTGGCGCTGCCGAGCAAACCTATACGTTTTACGGGCCGATGATGACCTGCATGGGAACGTACGGAACGGCTCAGGCTATTGGGGCCAACTGTACGTTTCGACGGGCCGCCCTCGATTCGATTGGGGGGCATGCTGCCGGGCTCTCCGAAGACATGCATACGGCCATGCAACTCCACGCAAAAGGCTGGAGGTCGGCCTATGTGCCGCTCCCGCTTTCTTACGGTTTGGTGCCGGCAACGTTGTCGGCGTATTACAAACAACAACTCAAATGGGCACGGGGAACGTTTGAACTCCTGGTGACTACCTACCCCAGCGTTTTTGGTCAATTGTCGTGGCGCCAACGCCTGCATTACCTCACCATGCCGCTATATTATTTACTGGGTATTGTTCAACTAATTGACATCCTCATCCCAATAATCTCGCTGGTAACCATGAGGCTTCCGCTTAAGTTAGACCTGCTCGTCTTCGGTACTGCCTATGCTCCTCTGTTGATAACTGCTTTTTTGATTCGGCAATATGCGCAACGCTGGCTTATCGAAAAACATGAAGCAGGTTTTCATACGCTCGGAGGGGTGCTTAGCAGTGGTACCTGGTGGGTTTATTTCTTAGGGTTTATTTATACCATTTTCCGGGTAGAGGTTCCCTATCTGCCTACGCCCAAGCGCGATAAGCCCCAAAATAACTTCATTCTTTGTCTGCCCAATCTGTTACTACTGCTGATAACGGTAGTTGCCATAGGCTATAGTACCTATCATTATGGGCGGTTTGCTGTCAGCAATATTTACTCAGAGTTAATGATCACGTTTGCCATATTGAATGCGTATATACTGAGCCTGAATGTGCTTATCGGGCAGGAAAAAGTATTAGGCAGTATAAAAAACTGGATTGCAAAGATGTCTTTCCAAAAGCCAATTGTCTGGCCACTTCGAATTGCGGTTTGGCAGATTCGCTACGGTCTGTACAGTTGGATACGGCTTTCTGCTATTCCATTGTTTGGTGGCTTATTGATCATAACAACTGGCCTGGTAGCCTATACCAGCCGCAAAAAGACGACCACACTCCCACGTGAAGTCCGTTACGCAACTACGCAACCTTTCTACTATGGGCTTGAAAAAGCCAGCCAGCCAGCCATGTTGGCAGCAAAACAGGAGAAGCCTATTACTTTACCTAATCAGATTATTTCGCCACAGCATTTGACCTGGACATTTTCGTCTAAAGGAGGTAGTGCTATAATGGCCCCAAACTGGCCAGTATCTCAGAATCAATTGCCACTTATTTACCTGGAACCTTCGTTTGCCGAAACCCGAACCTCTTCTCATCGATCAGAGGCTGAGTTGCAATTGTTTTTACGAAACATTACGAAAGGCGAGTACAACGGTGGTTTACGGAAGCTGGCCAGCGAGTTAAAACGGTATCAGGAACCCGTTCTAGTTTCATTCGCCCCTGAATTCGATGATACAACCAACAGCTGGGGCACACGACAGGAAAGTACGCTGGTTCGCTACAAACAAGCCTGGCAATACATCGTGCGATTTATAAAACAGGAAAAAGTTGATAATGTGATCTGGGTCTGGTGCCCTATCCAGCCGTCAACGGTTGTCTCACATTATCCGGGTACTGATTCTGTGGACTGGCTGGGTCTTGAAATCATGAATAACCCTGCTACCGATGTCGATCATCAAAGCCACTCGTTTGCATCCTTATATCAACTGATTCACAATACAATTCGATTGCATCTCGACTACAGTATCCGCCAAAAACCAATTCTAGTCACACACTTTGGTGCAATAACACTAGACAGCAATGAACAGGTGTGGGTGCGGGATGCGGTGGATATCATTAGCGAACGCTATCCCGAAATTAGAGGAGTGGTACTCACTCCTGAACAGGCAAAAGCGATTCAGGAGTGA
- a CDS encoding sensor histidine kinase — translation MHFATWNLLFTGMVGSILLLNLVQWSIYRERIYGLYALYMLAWLVYFSLRVNGIDGYVSINTQNFVRGTAPMLAYVVYFDFIDALVELRRTIPRLLKLFRWARFIILGYVVLIGIVCFGHWYEPTYNLAHTLIRLLIIGLATYAIPQINRLTGVVPRYLALGSGLLLVGAIASMLMTTGEVYKINPNSFLFSPLTYLEFGIIGELICFTLLLGYRQRRGAIQSAIVEQELAREREQHQREQVEAELVAEKLRQQMSVVQLKALRSQMNPHFLYNSLNAIRLFVLQSDSDNADKFLVKFSRLMRLILENSRQEWVTLASELEQLQLYLELEQLRFDNKFDFSIEADLSLSKEAVSIPPMIIQPYVENSILHGIAHKKGTGSITVSILPKGEGLECSIEDDGVGRRKAGELKNQTISLHKSVGLKVTQERLELISQQIGQSSQVVILDKVDDENQPTGTKVVIQLPLLL, via the coding sequence ATGCATTTCGCCACTTGGAACCTGCTGTTTACGGGTATGGTCGGTTCTATATTACTGCTAAACCTGGTGCAGTGGAGTATTTACCGTGAGCGTATTTATGGTCTTTATGCCCTATATATGCTTGCCTGGCTGGTCTACTTTAGTCTGCGGGTGAATGGTATAGATGGGTATGTATCGATCAACACACAAAATTTTGTTCGTGGCACCGCACCTATGCTGGCGTATGTTGTCTACTTCGATTTTATTGATGCGCTGGTAGAACTTCGCCGTACAATCCCTCGCTTGCTAAAGCTGTTTCGCTGGGCCAGATTCATTATTCTAGGGTATGTTGTGCTAATTGGGATTGTGTGTTTTGGCCATTGGTACGAACCGACTTATAACCTGGCTCATACCCTTATTCGCCTGCTAATTATTGGGCTGGCGACTTATGCCATTCCACAAATTAACCGGTTGACGGGCGTTGTACCACGCTATCTGGCCTTAGGCTCCGGACTACTGTTGGTAGGTGCCATTGCCTCTATGCTCATGACAACGGGTGAGGTCTATAAAATAAACCCAAACTCATTTTTATTCTCTCCACTTACCTATCTGGAGTTTGGGATCATTGGCGAGTTAATCTGCTTTACCTTATTACTGGGGTATCGTCAGCGACGGGGCGCTATTCAAAGTGCAATTGTCGAGCAGGAACTCGCACGTGAGCGTGAGCAGCACCAACGTGAACAAGTTGAAGCTGAGTTGGTTGCAGAGAAGTTACGACAGCAAATGTCGGTTGTTCAACTGAAAGCGTTGCGGTCGCAGATGAATCCGCATTTTCTTTACAACTCCCTGAACGCCATACGGTTGTTTGTGCTCCAAAGCGATAGCGACAATGCGGATAAATTTTTGGTGAAGTTCTCCCGGTTGATGCGGCTCATTTTGGAGAACTCTCGTCAGGAGTGGGTGACATTAGCCAGTGAACTCGAACAACTGCAACTTTATTTAGAACTGGAGCAGCTTCGCTTCGATAATAAGTTCGACTTTTCTATTGAAGCTGACCTATCACTGTCAAAAGAAGCCGTATCGATTCCGCCCATGATAATCCAGCCTTATGTCGAAAACTCGATTCTGCATGGCATTGCCCACAAGAAAGGCACTGGTAGCATAACCGTTTCCATTTTGCCTAAGGGAGAAGGATTGGAATGTAGTATAGAAGATGATGGAGTTGGACGGCGTAAGGCTGGCGAACTTAAAAACCAAACCATATCACTGCACAAAAGTGTGGGATTAAAAGTAACCCAGGAGCGGTTAGAGCTGATCAGCCAGCAGATTGGCCAATCAAGTCAGGTAGTTATCCTTGATAAAGTAGACGATGAGAATCAGCCAACTGGTACCAAAGTAGTGATTCAGTTGCCGCTCCTGCTCTAA
- a CDS encoding type II toxin-antitoxin system VapC family toxin: protein MGKHYILDANTVIDYVGDRLPESAALAMDNFINDDLITSIVVKIEVLGFDGDPGEMKKLNDFLALATIFYVDDAIADKTIDLRKTYKKLKLGDALIAATALVHGFTLLTRNTKDFQSIAGLACVNPHDL, encoded by the coding sequence ATGGGAAAGCATTATATCTTAGATGCAAATACCGTCATTGACTATGTAGGGGACAGACTCCCAGAATCGGCGGCTTTGGCAATGGACAACTTCATCAATGATGATCTCATAACATCTATCGTTGTTAAAATTGAAGTCCTGGGCTTTGATGGCGACCCTGGGGAAATGAAAAAACTAAACGACTTTTTGGCGTTAGCAACTATTTTTTATGTAGACGATGCCATTGCCGATAAAACCATTGATCTACGCAAAACATACAAAAAGCTAAAACTCGGCGATGCTCTGATTGCCGCAACAGCCCTTGTTCATGGGTTTACCCTCTTAACCCGAAACACCAAAGATTTCCAGTCTATTGCTGGCTTGGCTTGTGTAAACCCACATGACTTATAG
- a CDS encoding MOP flippase family protein: protein MSNTQKAMNGGKWITISTVISTLFQFTQVAILARVLAPADFGIVSISNLIIAFFQVFANLGFSNSIIYKQESDRNVLSTLYYLNLLIGLVIFIAIHATAPLIISFYHEPKLAQVLNLSSYYFVIAYFGQIYMFLLEKELRFKSVAIIDITGTVLGSAVTITLAYNGFHELSLIIGSLVMQTVKSILQITFGLRFFIPRLFFNLSNIKEHLRFGIFNMGDGFLGFVQANSDNIFLGGMMGVKMLGYYTIAYQLCVFPIMKLNPIILQVAYPILAKMKENTADLKKSYLKILDFISYCNMPLLAGLFITADAVVPLIYGPGWGQTIELIRIFVFVGLFICLSHPLYTVAFTKGKPNLLFYLNLGTLIVKIPLVYVFGTYWGVMGIASAFLLTTFLNMVVNFAMVHYLIGDFVGDFFKNIAKPITFCLIMVGIIIVYKSLVGNTGLANSIAEIALGGATYAVLTLAYKLSFAQLKAYRQGLL from the coding sequence ATGAGTAATACACAAAAGGCAATGAACGGGGGAAAGTGGATAACGATCTCCACTGTTATTTCAACCCTGTTTCAATTTACACAGGTTGCCATACTCGCCCGAGTTCTGGCGCCTGCTGATTTTGGTATTGTTAGTATCAGCAATTTGATAATCGCCTTTTTCCAGGTTTTTGCGAATCTTGGTTTTTCCAACTCGATCATTTACAAGCAGGAAAGCGACCGAAACGTTTTATCGACCCTGTACTATTTAAATCTGCTGATCGGATTGGTGATCTTTATCGCCATTCATGCCACGGCTCCCTTAATTATCTCCTTCTATCACGAACCCAAACTGGCGCAGGTACTTAATTTATCCTCCTATTATTTCGTGATCGCTTATTTCGGTCAGATTTACATGTTTCTACTGGAAAAGGAGCTCCGGTTCAAGTCGGTGGCAATCATCGATATAACCGGAACGGTCCTCGGATCGGCAGTTACAATCACGCTTGCGTATAACGGTTTCCATGAGCTGTCGCTGATTATTGGGTCTTTGGTGATGCAGACGGTAAAGTCCATTTTACAGATTACGTTTGGTCTCCGGTTCTTCATTCCAAGGTTATTTTTCAATCTGAGCAATATCAAAGAACACCTCCGTTTCGGCATTTTCAACATGGGCGACGGCTTTTTAGGCTTCGTTCAGGCCAACTCCGATAATATTTTTCTTGGCGGCATGATGGGCGTAAAAATGCTGGGTTATTACACTATTGCCTATCAGTTGTGTGTATTTCCGATCATGAAGCTCAACCCGATCATTTTACAGGTTGCTTACCCAATTCTGGCTAAAATGAAAGAAAATACAGCCGATCTAAAAAAATCATATCTGAAGATTCTGGACTTCATCAGCTATTGCAACATGCCCCTATTAGCTGGCCTATTTATTACGGCAGATGCCGTTGTTCCTCTGATCTATGGCCCTGGTTGGGGTCAAACTATTGAATTGATCCGAATTTTTGTTTTTGTTGGACTTTTCATCTGCCTGAGCCATCCGCTATATACGGTTGCCTTTACAAAGGGGAAACCCAATCTGTTGTTCTACCTAAACTTGGGTACCCTTATCGTAAAGATACCGTTGGTCTATGTGTTCGGGACGTATTGGGGGGTTATGGGTATAGCATCCGCTTTTTTACTGACTACCTTTCTAAATATGGTCGTCAATTTTGCCATGGTTCATTATCTGATCGGCGATTTTGTGGGTGACTTCTTTAAAAACATTGCCAAGCCGATTACCTTTTGCCTGATCATGGTTGGGATTATCATCGTGTACAAATCGCTTGTTGGCAATACAGGCCTTGCCAACTCTATAGCGGAGATCGCGCTGGGTGGTGCTACTTACGCCGTTTTAACACTAGCTTATAAGCTCTCATTCGCGCAGCTAAAAGCTTACCGACAAGGGCTTTTGTAA
- a CDS encoding T9SS type A sorting domain-containing protein, whose amino-acid sequence MKKNLLTLVRTFLVILLFVRTQESSRAHSAVLGPQPNASTKIPIDPKRWYQVNNTSAGLDALFDGITTESVNTGYGKILTNFDAYYPLLAGETLSIESIRLYDGAGINADKPMTLSIITDQWERIPIARFIGEKYQAWVGPNPDQPDVFDLKTPITNARYLVLNTSGDYPTELELYGSYQTGQEPALSPLQATPFRRKLGINGFEWYVENPDAPSALRPVDDVRVKALTSFSSMRHYMDWDKLEADQGSYTYNPTFSGSWDYDAMYERLQAEGIEVLACLQTLPKWMENTYPEGGRDYSNIPAKYGADLSSPSSYLDHARVAFQYIARYGYNKRVDPSLLSVSQVNTWAGVNSVKIGLGLIRYIECNNEPDKTWKGRNGYQSAREYAANLSAFYDGHKNTLGPGVGVKNADPSVTVAIGGMSAATTDYVRAMIDWCKEFRGYRPDGSVDLCWDVINQHLYANDAQSSQNGGGSRGAAPELGGIGEQAATFVKLARQYANGMPVWITETGYDINQGSPFHAIPIGNKSALQTQADWILRTALLFSRVGIDRVFFFQAYDDNILNDLQFSSMGLLNENKTRKPAADYLYQAMNLLGDYRFKESSKPTGGPDDLIVDRYEMDGRSSYVVVIPDERDRTGTYNLPVNKGDTMQICIPTAGSDQMTRTIQVSQTGTITINVSETPVFVVPLSTTNKEATPDLSTLQVYPNPSTDYVELVVENSSLSSLDVSIYNSAGQRQKQLSIPKSSRILRTQVDVSTLPQGMYLLEVHQGQTRVVKKIIRAR is encoded by the coding sequence ATGAAAAAGAACTTACTTACGTTAGTCAGAACCTTCCTGGTTATCCTACTATTTGTCCGAACCCAGGAAAGTAGTAGAGCGCATTCGGCCGTATTAGGTCCGCAGCCTAATGCCTCCACCAAGATACCCATTGACCCCAAACGCTGGTATCAGGTCAACAACACCTCTGCCGGTCTGGATGCCCTATTCGATGGCATTACAACCGAAAGTGTCAATACTGGCTATGGCAAAATCCTAACCAACTTCGACGCCTATTATCCTCTTTTGGCCGGAGAGACACTAAGTATAGAAAGTATTCGGCTTTACGACGGCGCGGGCATTAACGCTGACAAACCGATGACGCTGTCGATTATTACCGATCAATGGGAGCGCATCCCGATTGCGCGGTTTATTGGCGAAAAATACCAGGCCTGGGTTGGGCCGAATCCTGACCAACCGGATGTGTTTGATCTGAAAACACCCATCACCAACGCCCGATATCTGGTACTAAATACGTCTGGTGACTACCCCACCGAACTTGAATTGTATGGAAGCTACCAAACTGGACAGGAACCCGCCCTTTCTCCCCTGCAGGCCACTCCCTTCCGGCGTAAATTAGGCATCAATGGTTTTGAATGGTATGTTGAAAATCCCGACGCCCCATCCGCCTTACGACCTGTTGATGATGTGCGCGTTAAAGCACTGACAAGCTTTTCGTCCATGCGCCACTATATGGACTGGGATAAGCTGGAGGCCGATCAGGGCAGTTACACCTACAACCCCACGTTTAGTGGTAGTTGGGATTACGATGCCATGTATGAACGGTTGCAGGCCGAAGGAATAGAGGTGCTGGCCTGCCTGCAAACACTTCCCAAGTGGATGGAAAACACCTATCCCGAGGGTGGACGCGATTACAGCAACATACCCGCGAAATACGGTGCTGATCTGTCCTCTCCCAGCTCGTACCTCGACCATGCCCGCGTTGCGTTCCAGTACATAGCCCGCTATGGCTACAATAAGCGGGTCGATCCAAGCCTTTTATCTGTCAGTCAGGTAAACACCTGGGCGGGGGTCAATTCGGTTAAAATTGGCCTTGGGCTGATTCGTTACATCGAATGCAACAATGAACCCGATAAGACCTGGAAAGGGCGAAACGGGTACCAGTCGGCACGGGAATATGCCGCCAATCTTTCTGCTTTTTACGATGGGCACAAAAATACGCTTGGCCCCGGTGTGGGCGTCAAAAACGCTGACCCATCTGTAACCGTCGCCATTGGGGGTATGTCGGCAGCCACCACCGATTACGTACGGGCCATGATTGACTGGTGTAAAGAATTCAGAGGATACCGACCCGACGGGTCGGTAGACCTCTGCTGGGATGTTATAAATCAGCATTTATACGCTAATGATGCCCAATCGTCGCAGAACGGCGGGGGCAGCCGGGGAGCAGCTCCTGAACTGGGCGGCATTGGTGAACAGGCCGCTACGTTTGTAAAACTGGCTCGTCAATATGCCAATGGGATGCCCGTCTGGATTACCGAAACGGGCTATGATATAAACCAGGGCAGCCCGTTTCATGCCATTCCCATTGGCAACAAATCAGCGTTACAAACCCAGGCCGACTGGATTCTTCGGACAGCCTTATTGTTTAGCCGGGTCGGTATTGATCGGGTATTTTTCTTTCAGGCCTACGATGATAATATTCTGAATGACCTTCAATTCAGTTCGATGGGTTTACTCAATGAGAATAAGACGCGAAAACCCGCGGCCGATTATTTATATCAGGCCATGAACCTGCTGGGTGATTACCGATTCAAAGAATCGTCTAAACCTACTGGTGGTCCTGATGATCTGATCGTTGATCGTTACGAAATGGACGGGCGTTCGTCTTATGTAGTAGTAATACCCGATGAGCGAGACCGAACAGGTACCTACAATTTACCCGTAAATAAGGGCGATACTATGCAAATTTGCATCCCAACGGCGGGCAGTGATCAAATGACACGAACCATTCAGGTAAGCCAAACAGGTACAATTACGATTAATGTAAGTGAAACCCCCGTCTTTGTTGTACCCCTATCGACTACGAACAAAGAGGCTACCCCTGATTTGAGTACGTTGCAGGTTTACCCGAACCCATCAACAGATTACGTAGAGCTAGTTGTAGAAAATAGTAGCCTGAGCTCGCTGGATGTCAGCATTTACAACAGCGCAGGTCAACGACAGAAGCAACTGAGTATACCAAAGTCGAGCCGTATCCTGCGTACTCAGGTCGATGTAAGCACATTACCACAAGGCATGTACCTACTGGAAGTGCATCAGGGACAGACACGGGTCGTAAAAAAAATCATCAGAGCTCGGTAA
- a CDS encoding gliding motility-associated C-terminal domain-containing protein produces MASAIRKFIRNSFLIANRLRVAICLVACFFCTCFQPTIAQVCADPSGELVFNQTFGTAGSTSSIAGLTPYEYEPINCPGDGQYTITNALDGSCFNSTWYAVATDHTPNDTQGNMLVINGGSKAGMFYQQPVSGLCKGTSYEVSVWVLNLLKTGTCLNALIPNLSISIETNDGLAIQSTLIGPILQTDSPTWRRCSLVFTAPTTVDEVVIKLINNQGDLGCGNDMIIDDLQVKQCSECVGQPEPVFVPTVFTPNNDGVNDTLAVFLHAATSNSFSLKIYNRWGSLIFTSSDPAQKWDGTYSGAPCATGTYTWVIAFRSGTTRSDIIQTGSILLMR; encoded by the coding sequence ATGGCTTCTGCAATCCGTAAATTTATCAGAAATAGTTTTCTGATAGCTAACAGGTTACGTGTAGCAATCTGTCTGGTTGCCTGTTTTTTCTGTACCTGTTTTCAACCCACTATTGCCCAAGTCTGTGCTGACCCATCTGGTGAACTTGTGTTCAATCAAACGTTCGGTACTGCGGGCAGTACAAGTTCGATTGCAGGGTTAACGCCTTACGAATATGAGCCCATCAATTGCCCTGGCGATGGCCAGTATACAATCACGAATGCGCTCGATGGCAGTTGCTTTAATTCGACCTGGTATGCTGTTGCTACAGATCATACGCCAAACGATACGCAGGGCAATATGCTGGTTATTAACGGTGGAAGCAAAGCAGGCATGTTTTATCAGCAACCTGTTTCCGGCTTATGTAAAGGAACTAGTTATGAAGTTTCGGTATGGGTACTGAATCTGCTTAAAACCGGAACATGCCTGAACGCACTGATTCCTAATTTGTCGATCAGTATAGAAACGAACGATGGATTGGCAATTCAATCAACACTGATTGGCCCAATTCTGCAAACAGATTCTCCCACCTGGCGTCGTTGCTCACTTGTATTTACAGCACCCACAACGGTTGACGAAGTTGTCATAAAATTAATCAATAATCAGGGCGACTTAGGGTGTGGGAACGATATGATTATTGATGATTTGCAGGTGAAGCAATGCAGCGAGTGCGTAGGGCAGCCTGAACCAGTTTTTGTGCCCACTGTATTCACGCCTAACAACGACGGGGTCAATGACACACTAGCCGTTTTTCTGCACGCAGCTACCTCAAATTCGTTCTCCCTGAAGATTTACAACCGCTGGGGAAGCTTGATTTTTACCAGTTCAGACCCTGCTCAAAAGTGGGACGGAACTTATTCTGGCGCACCTTGTGCAACCGGAACGTATACGTGGGTTATTGCCTTTCGGTCAGGCACAACCAGGAGCGATATAATTCAGACCGGCAGTATTTTACTGATGCGTTAA
- a CDS encoding 4'-phosphopantetheinyl transferase superfamily protein yields MSNAFITNTVLTGFLWHPWSACSFDDKVAVFRFQLSDDLLFDDQLPELQPHEMSRAQRYHRQEDRIRYSYTRLILRMLVGRYLKQEPASIHFTTGINKKPEIKGNTSLHINVSHSGNWILVAIGKASVGVDIEKINLGMTFQDMLSASFSQEEQQYVNASVDPRFAFYELWTRKEALVKATAKGLDDDFPRMPSLNGIHPIDSKLIGAAGDWTVASFAVSEAYPAAVAYRPMANYPTFYTLDSSLFN; encoded by the coding sequence ATGTCGAATGCATTTATAACGAATACAGTTTTAACGGGCTTTTTGTGGCACCCCTGGTCAGCCTGCTCTTTTGACGATAAAGTGGCTGTTTTTCGCTTTCAGTTATCGGATGATTTACTGTTTGATGATCAATTGCCTGAACTTCAACCGCATGAAATGAGCCGTGCGCAGCGCTATCATCGGCAGGAGGATCGAATTCGATATAGCTACACCCGACTCATTCTGCGAATGCTGGTTGGGCGTTATCTCAAGCAGGAACCTGCTTCAATTCACTTCACAACGGGTATCAATAAAAAGCCTGAAATTAAAGGTAATACCAGTTTGCACATAAACGTATCGCACTCGGGTAACTGGATTCTGGTGGCTATTGGGAAGGCAAGTGTTGGGGTCGACATTGAAAAAATCAATCTTGGTATGACGTTTCAGGATATGCTGTCGGCAAGTTTTAGCCAGGAAGAGCAGCAATATGTAAACGCAAGTGTAGATCCTCGTTTCGCATTTTATGAGCTGTGGACACGGAAAGAGGCTCTGGTTAAAGCGACGGCCAAAGGCCTGGATGATGATTTCCCGCGAATGCCCTCCCTGAATGGTATTCATCCAATCGACAGTAAGTTGATTGGAGCCGCTGGAGACTGGACGGTGGCTAGCTTTGCCGTTTCCGAAGCCTACCCAGCAGCTGTTGCCTATAGACCCATGGCCAACTACCCCACATTTTATACCCTCGACAGTAGCTTATTTAATTAG
- a CDS encoding c-type cytochrome — protein sequence MRQLTFNLFVGIVLAGSRAFVAVQEAHSGSAGLVKEELVTNHHATDTTANQISVAKQLIASSDCRACHNLQTKAVGPAYKEIAGKYKGDKSASERLARKVITGGNGVWGESSMSAHPTLSFSDATKIVNYILSLSDDKSQPK from the coding sequence ATGCGACAACTCACGTTCAATTTATTCGTTGGTATTGTATTGGCCGGTTCAAGGGCATTCGTAGCTGTACAAGAAGCTCATAGTGGTTCAGCGGGTTTAGTTAAAGAAGAGCTGGTTACAAATCATCACGCTACCGACACAACCGCGAACCAAATTTCCGTGGCGAAGCAGCTAATCGCATCCAGTGATTGCAGAGCTTGCCATAACCTGCAAACGAAAGCGGTAGGGCCCGCCTACAAGGAAATAGCCGGGAAATACAAAGGAGATAAGAGCGCATCGGAACGACTCGCCAGGAAAGTAATTACAGGTGGCAATGGCGTGTGGGGTGAATCAAGCATGAGTGCTCATCCTACTCTCTCATTCTCCGATGCTACTAAGATTGTTAATTACATACTGAGCCTGTCTGACGATAAATCCCAGCCGAAATAG